The window CGGAGCTTGCTCAGCTCAACACGAGATCGAGCACCGCGGTATAATGGCACGCCGCGCCGGCCAAGACAAAGCCGTGCCAGATCGCATTCTGGAAGCGCAGCCGCCGCCAGGCATGGAAGATCACGCCAAAGCTGTAGAGCAGTCCGCCCGCAAGGATGAAGCCCAGCACCAGCGCGGGCAGCGCCTTGACCACGGAATCGTAGAGCATGATGCCGCTCCAGCCCATGGCGAGGTAGATGCCGACCGCGACGCGGTCGAACCGGCCGGGATAGAGAAGTTTCAGCACGATGCCCAGGATCGCCACACACCAGACACCAGTGAGCAACACCAGCGCGAAGCCGCTGTCCTTCACCTCCAGGATGAACGGCGTGTAGGTCGCCGCGATCAGGAGGTAGATCGCCGAATGGTCGAATCGCCGCAACAGCCATTTGGCCGGCGAGATCGGCCAGAGATTATAGGTCGCCGACAACACCAGCATCGAGAGCAGGCCGGCGACGTAGATCGAGACCCCGACGATGTCGGTTGCGTCGGCATAGAGCACCGTCAGTACCACCAGCACGGTCGCAGCGACGATGCCGCAGAGCACGCCGATCGCGTGGATCACGCCGTCGGCGATCAGCTCGGCGCGGTCGTAATGCCAGCCGATCGCGTCGGCGGCTGCGTGGACGGAGGAGGATGCGAGCTGTTTCAGTTGGAAGACGGTCATGGCAATCCGCAAGGTGAGACAATACCCTCTTGTATGGGTGTTTTGGGATCGGCGCGTCGTTCAAACGGGTGATTTGCCGACAAAGACGGTGGAAGTATGAAGCTTGATTTTCCTCAGGCAGTTGCCACTTTTGTGACTAGTCCTTTTTACGTATCCGCCCTCGCCCGAGATTCCCAACGTTCATATGGCATTTAGTTTCCAGGATATGGTCGAAGAAGCGCGCCTGTCGGCGAGGGCGCTGATCGACTATGGCGAGCACTTCTTCAATCCGACCGTGCGGCTCGGGGTCACCGGCCTGTCGCGGGCCGGTAAGACGGTGTTCATCACCGCGCTGATCCACGGTCTGACGCGCGGTGGTCGGTTTCCGGTATTCGAGGCCTATTCATCCGGGCGGATCGCGCGGGCGCATCTGGCGCCGCAGCCGGACGACGCCGTGCCGCGCTTTGCCTATGAGAGCCATCTGCGCGCGCTGATCGAGGAGCGGCGCTGGCCGAGCTCGACCGTCGACATCAGCGAGCTCAGGCTCGTCATCGACTACCAGCGCCCGAACGGCGCCGACCGCACGCTGACGCTCGACATCGTCGACTATCCCGGCGAGTGGCTGCTTGACCTGCCGCTGCTTCAGAAGAGTTTTGAGCAATGGTCGGCCGAAAGTCTCGCGCTGTCGCGCGAGGCGCCGCGCGTCCATCTTGCCGCGGACTGGCACGCGCATCTCGCAACCCTCAAGCCCGAGGCGCGCGAGGACGAGCAGGCGACGCTCACGGCCGCAAAGCTGTTCAGGGGCTATCTGCAAGGCTGCCGCGACGAGCGGTTTGCGATGAGCCTGCTGCCGCCCGGCCGCTTCCTGATGCCGGGCAATCTCGCCGACACACCGGCGCTGACCTTTGCGCCGCTTGACGTGCCCGCGGGCGGCCAGGCGCCGGAGGGATCACTGTGGGCGATGATGGTACGCCGCTACGAGGCCTACAAGGACGTCGTGGTGCGGCCGTTCTTCCGGGATCATTTTGCCCGGCTCGATCGCCAGATCGTGCTGGCCGACGCGCTCGCCGCGTTCAACGCCGGCCCCGAAGCGCTGCACGATCTCGAAGCCGCGCTCGCGGGCATTCTCGACTGCTTCAACATCGGCCGCAGCACGATCCTCTCCGGCCTGTTCCGGCCGCGGATCGACCGCGTGCTGTTCGCGGCGACCAAGGCGGATCATCTGCATCATTCCAGCCATGACCGGCTCGAGGCCGTGCTGCGCCGCGCGGTGACCCGCGCCGTTGCCCGCGCGGAAACGACCGGGGCGGAGATCGACGTCGTCGCGCTCGCCGCCGTCCGCGCCACGCGCGAGGCGCAGGTCGCGCATGGCCGTGACAAATTGCCGTCGATCTTGGGAACGCCGGCCGCCGGCGAAAGCGCCGGCGGCGAGTTCTTCGACGGCAACACCGAGGTGGCAACCTTTCCGGGCGACCTGCCGCTGGATCCCGAGCCGCTGTTCAACGGCACCGACGCGTTCCGCGGGCTCTCGACCGAGGCCGCCGGGAAGAGCGATTTTCGCTTCCTGCGTTTCCGTCCGCCAAAGCTCGAACGCGAGGGGGCCGACCAGCCGGCGCTGCCCCACATCCGCCTCGACCGTGCCTTGCAGTTCCTGATCGGAGACAAATTGTCATGAACGACCGATCAAAGTCACGGCGACCGGCGACGTTCCGGCTCGACGACCCCGGCGTCGTCGTTACCGGGGCCGACGAGACGACCCGGCTCGGCCGCACCACCATCCAGATCACGCCGGAGCCGGATCCGGCGAATTTGCCGGTGCCGATCGCAGCGACGCTTCCGACGCGACGCGGCTTTCCCTGGGGCACATTGTTCTGGTCCGGCGTTGCCGGGCTGACGCTGCTCGGGGTCGGACTCGGCGTCGTCCGTCTGATCGAGGATCTGTTCGCGCGCAGCGAAAGCCTCGGCTTCGTCGGACTGGCGCTTGCCTTCGTCACAGCACTTGCGCTCGCGGTGGTGACCGGACGCGAGGCGTTCGGGCTGGCGCGGCTGGCAACCATCGAAAAACTGCATCAGCGCGCGGCCGCCGTCCTTGCCAGCGACGACCGCAAGGAGAGCCGAATCATCGTGCAGGATCTGCTCAAGATTGCACATCAGAACCCGCAGCTCGCGCGCGCCCGTGCCGCACTGGAGAGCCACGCCGGGGAGATTATCGACGGCGCCGACATGATCCGGCTCGCCGAGCGCGAATTGATGTCGCCGCTGGACATCGAGGCGCGGCGGCTGGTGTCGTCAGCCGCGCAGAAGGTCTCGATCGTGACAGCGGTTTCGCCGCGCGCGCTGATCGACGTGTTGTTCGTGTTCGTGGCGTCGCTGCGCCTGATCCGCCAGCTCGCTTTTCTCTATGGCGGGCGTCCCGGCGCGCTCGGCATGATCCGCCTGCTCCGCCACGTCATCGCCCATCTCGCCATTACCGGCGGCATGGCCGCGAGTGACAGCCTGGTGCAGCAGATGCTCGGCCACGGCATTGCGGCGAAGCTGTCGCAGCGGCTGGGCGAAGGCATGCTGAATGGATTGCTGACGGCGCGGCTGGGCCTCGCCGCGATCGACGTCACACGGCCGCTGCCGTTCGCGGCACTGCCGCCGCCGAAGCTGTCGGATCTCGCCACGGATCTGCTGCGGAAGAAGGAAGAGGAGTGATCTTTCGCCTCTCCCCGCACGCGGGGAGAGGGAGAGGGCCAGCACGCGCCACTGGAACAGCGGCGAGTTCGTCGGCGGCGACAGCTCCGGCGTCCAGCCTGAGAGCTTCTCCAGCACATAATTGTCCATCACGAGACCCCGCCAGCGGCGCTCGACTTGACCGAGCGGCTCGCGCTTGGCGGGGATGTTCTCCCACAGCGATGAGCGGTCGTCCGGTTCTCGCCCAACATAAATGCCGGCGTGGCCCTTGATCCGGTCTAGGCCGGGATCACGAAAGTCCTGGAAGCGGCCGCGCTCGTTGATCTCGATCACGGGCACGCGGCCCCTAAACAGCCAGCGCATCATGGCATAGGTGCGGTAGTCCGTCGTGGCGATCCAGGTCGCGCCGGTCTCGTCCAATGCGGCCTGTGCGCGCGCGGCGACCTGCTCGTAGCCGGACTCGGCACCGATCGGATCAATCTTGCCGAGAAAATTCCAAGGCGCGGCGACGTAATAGAGGAACACGATGACAACAAAAGCGATGCCCGAGACCACCGCCGTGTTGGCCCAGAACAGCGACGCCCTGATCATCCGCGCCGATCTTCCTTCGCCCGACAACATGGTGAGGTTGACAGCGGCGGCGGCGAAACCGACCGGCCACATGAACATCGGCCAGGTGTCGCCGACGCGGAGGGTCAGGGATTTCGCGAGAAAATAGAGAAACGGCACCAGGACCGCGGTCGACAACAAAATCGCGACCGGCTCGCGCGTGCGATAGCCGCGCCACGCCGTCATCACCACCCCCGTCAGCACCACCGGCAGCATGACGAAGCCGACCAGACCGAATTGGAGGCCGATGTAATCGCCGAAGGTGCGGAGCGAGATGCCGTAGCTGGTGGTGGCGCGCACGCCCTGGAAGCGGATCGCGGCCCAGTCGTGTTGCACGTTCCAGATCAGGACAGGCGAGAATACGGCGATTGCGATCAGGATCGCGAAATACGGATAGGGGCTGCGCAGCCAGCGCCAGCGCCAATCCGGCACCAGCAGAAAGGCGGCAACCGCCGGCGCGAACATGATCACGGTGAATTTCGACAGCATCGCCAGCCCGGCGAACAGGCCGGCCGCGAGCCACCAGCGGCCATCGCCGCCCTGCGCAAGCCGCACCAGGCACCACATCATCGCCACCGCAAACGGGATCATGGCGACATCGGGCGCGACCTTGGCCATCAGCAGGCCGTAATAGAGCGCGGCCTCCGGCATCAGCACCGCGAGCACGACGGCGCGCACATCATGGGTGAGGCGGCGGACGATATCGGCGAGCAGGAGCTGCGTCACCAGCATCGCGACGATGCCGCCGAAGCGCACACCGAGCGGGGTGTCGCCGAAGATCGCGGTGCCGAACCGGATCAGCCAGGCGATCCCGGGGGGATGATCCAGGAAGCTGAGCGCCGTCTCCTGCGACCAGGTCCAGTAATAGGCCTCGTCCGTGCGCAGCTCGATGGCCGAGGCGTAGGCGATGCGCAGCAGCGTCATCGCGGCGATGATCGCCGCGGCCATGACGAACGGCCGGCGCGCCGCGCCAGCGGGGGGCATCGTGATGTCGGGAGCTGTCGTCACGGCGGCGCTTTTCGCCAACCTGGGAGGGGGAGTCAATGTTGGGGGGACCGAAGCTGGGACCGCATACACCGCTGTCGTCCCGGGGCGCGACGCAGTCGCGAGCCCGGGACCCATAACCACAGGAAGGGGTTCGGCGCGAGCTGATAACCACGAGCCGTCGCCAAACTTTGCCCTGTGGTTATGGGTCCCGGCCTTCGCCGGGACGACAGCGGAGGGGATTGGCGGGCACGGCGCTCAAGTGCGCTTTTGCCTACCCTACGATTTCGTAACCTTGCCGCGGATGTGATCCCGCAAGCTGGCCATCCCCGGAATTAAACGCGACGCTGGCTGTTCTCCTTCATGAACTGATACAACAGAATCATGGCCGCAACCGCATCCTCACGATTTTCCGAGCTTTCCCGCGCCATCAGCGTGCGCCAGGTGCGGCTGGTTTGCGGCGTCATCCTGTTCGCTTATGTGGTCAGCCATTTCCTCAACCATGCGCTCGGCAACATCTCGGTCGATGCCATGGAGATCGGGGTCTACTACCACACGCTGTTCTGGCAGTTCCTGCCGGTTGCGATCACGTTCTACACGGCGGCGCTCACGCATATGGGGCTCGGCATCTACGCATTGTATCTGCGCCGGCAGTTCCGCTGGCGGACGGTCGAGCCGCTGCAGCTCGTGCTGGGCTTGAGCATCCCCGCGCTGGTCATGGGGCATGTGATCGGCGTGCGGCTCGGGCAGACGCTGTACGGGCACCAGAAACTCTATCCGCAGGAACTCTATCTGTTCTTCGTCGCGTCGAATCGTATCTGGACGATGACGATCCTGCTTCTCATCGCCTGGGTGCACGGCTGCATCGGCATCTATTTCTGGCTTCGCCTCAAACCGTTCTTCACGCGCGCGGCGCCCTATCTGCTCGCGGCGGCCGTGCTGATCCCGACGCTGTCGCTGCTGGGCGTCTACCAGGGTGGCCGCAGCGTCGAGATCGAGGCCGACGACGGGGAATGGCGGACGCATAATCTCACGCGGCGCCAGGTCGGCACGGCTGCCGAGGCCACGACGCTCGACCGCATCACCGGCGGCCTCACCGCCGGTTATCTCGGATTGCTCGCCTTGGCGCTGGCCGCACGCGGCGTGCGGGCCTTGCGCGAACGACGCGGTGGCATGATCGCGCTGTCCTACGGCAACGGCAAGACGGTGCGCGTCCCCAAGGGCCTCTCCGTGCTGGAAGCGAGCCTGCGCCACAATGTGCCGCATGCCAGCGTCTGCGGCGGCCGCGCCCGCTGCTCGACCTGTCGCATCCGCATCATCGGCGATCATGACGCCCTGCCCGAGCCGTCGCAGCGCGAGGCGTTCGTGCTCACCCGCGTCGGCACCAGCGACCCCTCGATCAGGCTCGCCTGCCAGCTGCGGCCGACGTCGGATCTCTCCTTCTTCCAGCTCTTCACCGCGCATACTCTGACGGCGAGCACACGGGCCTCGACGCCCGCCAGAATCGGCCAGGAGCGCTATCTCGTCAGCCTGTTCGTGGACATGCGCGGCTCGACGCAGCTGGCCGAGAAGCGGCTGCCGTTCGACACCGTGTTCATCGTCAACCGCTTCCTCGGCGCCGTCTCGCAGGCCGTGATCGAGAATGGCGGCCAGCCGAACCAGTTCGTCGGCGACGGCATGCTGGCGCTGTTCGGGTTGAGCGCCGATCCGCAAGAGGCCTGCCGGCAGTCGCTGAAGGCCGCCGCCGGTATCGCCAGGCAAATCGACGATCTCAACGAGCTCCTGAGCCACGATCTGCGCCAGCCGATCCGCTTCGGCATCGGCATCCACGGCGGCGAGGTCATCATCGGCGACATCGGTTATCGCGATCACATCGTGTTCACGGCGCTGGGCGACGCCGTCAACGTCGCGGCCCGCCTCCAGGACATGACCAAGACACTGGCCTGCGAAGCGATCGTCTCGGAGGAAGTCCGCCGCACCGCGGGCCTTGCCGACGATGCGCTGCCGCAGCAGGAGGTCGC of the Bradyrhizobium sp. WSM1417 genome contains:
- a CDS encoding YcjX family protein, encoding MAFSFQDMVEEARLSARALIDYGEHFFNPTVRLGVTGLSRAGKTVFITALIHGLTRGGRFPVFEAYSSGRIARAHLAPQPDDAVPRFAYESHLRALIEERRWPSSTVDISELRLVIDYQRPNGADRTLTLDIVDYPGEWLLDLPLLQKSFEQWSAESLALSREAPRVHLAADWHAHLATLKPEAREDEQATLTAAKLFRGYLQGCRDERFAMSLLPPGRFLMPGNLADTPALTFAPLDVPAGGQAPEGSLWAMMVRRYEAYKDVVVRPFFRDHFARLDRQIVLADALAAFNAGPEALHDLEAALAGILDCFNIGRSTILSGLFRPRIDRVLFAATKADHLHHSSHDRLEAVLRRAVTRAVARAETTGAEIDVVALAAVRATREAQVAHGRDKLPSILGTPAAGESAGGEFFDGNTEVATFPGDLPLDPEPLFNGTDAFRGLSTEAAGKSDFRFLRFRPPKLEREGADQPALPHIRLDRALQFLIGDKLS
- a CDS encoding YcjF family protein, yielding MNDRSKSRRPATFRLDDPGVVVTGADETTRLGRTTIQITPEPDPANLPVPIAATLPTRRGFPWGTLFWSGVAGLTLLGVGLGVVRLIEDLFARSESLGFVGLALAFVTALALAVVTGREAFGLARLATIEKLHQRAAAVLASDDRKESRIIVQDLLKIAHQNPQLARARAALESHAGEIIDGADMIRLAERELMSPLDIEARRLVSSAAQKVSIVTAVSPRALIDVLFVFVASLRLIRQLAFLYGGRPGALGMIRLLRHVIAHLAITGGMAASDSLVQQMLGHGIAAKLSQRLGEGMLNGLLTARLGLAAIDVTRPLPFAALPPPKLSDLATDLLRKKEEE
- a CDS encoding hemolysin III family protein, translating into MTVFQLKQLASSSVHAAADAIGWHYDRAELIADGVIHAIGVLCGIVAATVLVVLTVLYADATDIVGVSIYVAGLLSMLVLSATYNLWPISPAKWLLRRFDHSAIYLLIAATYTPFILEVKDSGFALVLLTGVWCVAILGIVLKLLYPGRFDRVAVGIYLAMGWSGIMLYDSVVKALPALVLGFILAGGLLYSFGVIFHAWRRLRFQNAIWHGFVLAGAACHYTAVLDLVLS
- a CDS encoding adenylate/guanylate cyclase domain-containing protein; its protein translation is MAATASSRFSELSRAISVRQVRLVCGVILFAYVVSHFLNHALGNISVDAMEIGVYYHTLFWQFLPVAITFYTAALTHMGLGIYALYLRRQFRWRTVEPLQLVLGLSIPALVMGHVIGVRLGQTLYGHQKLYPQELYLFFVASNRIWTMTILLLIAWVHGCIGIYFWLRLKPFFTRAAPYLLAAAVLIPTLSLLGVYQGGRSVEIEADDGEWRTHNLTRRQVGTAAEATTLDRITGGLTAGYLGLLALALAARGVRALRERRGGMIALSYGNGKTVRVPKGLSVLEASLRHNVPHASVCGGRARCSTCRIRIIGDHDALPEPSQREAFVLTRVGTSDPSIRLACQLRPTSDLSFFQLFTAHTLTASTRASTPARIGQERYLVSLFVDMRGSTQLAEKRLPFDTVFIVNRFLGAVSQAVIENGGQPNQFVGDGMLALFGLSADPQEACRQSLKAAAGIARQIDDLNELLSHDLRQPIRFGIGIHGGEVIIGDIGYRDHIVFTALGDAVNVAARLQDMTKTLACEAIVSEEVRRTAGLADDALPQQEVAIRGRDEPMAVRVVADARALSVLVDQGERVAA